TACCTCTACGAATGAGTATATGGGCCTGTCATGTCTAAATTATCAGAGGCAAACTCACACACGAGgatcagtttttcttttctttttttgtgtTAGATCTAGATAGTGTGATCATGTACATGATGACTAACCCGCTTCATGCTTTTCTGCTGGCATGCTATGTACAGCCGTGTCTTAGTTGTTAGTGACAAACTCATCTGCACGAGGGTGTGGTTGGTGCTAGCTGGTGTCATTGACTTCATCAGCATGTTCCAGGTTGTGCTATCGGATTCTGCTAACAGCCTTTGTCCATTGGCTGGCGCTCAACCTCACATGATCATTTTGCACTCTTCACAACATCGCTGGCCTGTTTCAGTTTCATGCTTACAAATTCCTCTAGTAGTGCTAATAAATATATGGGTGTTCAAGTGCACAAACCTTTGTGGCCCAAAAATGCTAACATTTTCTGCAAATTGATATTAAGCGTATATATGTCGCTGACATTGAGTGACAAAGTTATAGTTGAACATGCATGGTTTTGAGATTTGGACCAAAGTTGCAACTATGAAGGGAATGCCTGCTGCTAGTTGATTTATGTGCTAAGTACAACCATCAACCATGTGGCTTCGACCTGGCGTGTCCCATGCATGATAAGCGAGATCCTGAAAATGaggctaatcttatggtaggtgtgGCGCAACAAATAGAACCTAATAATGTTTACTTATGAAAGATACCTGCATGTTGGTATAACATCATTGTTGTTATCATTTACCCGAAAAATGTAACCTGTATCCCCAAAATTGCATGATGGATTGAAATCATACAAATTTCCTTTTGTCATGCATATTCATCAGAACGCTGCAGAGAGATTAATATCGATATCACAAAATCTGAGATGGGTCAAAACTTTGGTCTTTGTTTCTATAATTTCTGTACATTTGTACTGTATACATATGGCAAAACTGTATCAAGATCGGCTTATCCTCAAAAAGGCGGATGCCAATCACAGGGAGTAGAGTGATGTGGAGTATTTATGAGCTAAGAATGTTTAAAAGAGAAACTCTGTTCTGGACTAATTTCCTGAACAGATTTCCTGCTCCATTCTGAAGATCTTGGATGCTGCACTCTAACTCCTGCAATTGCTCCTCCTTGCAAACAACGGCCTTCTTCTTGTAAAATGCCTTGCAGACAAGGGACTGCTTTGGCATTTCAATTTGCTTCGACAAGAGATGGAGTGTGGACTCCAACAGAGAGATGCAGATCTCTCTTGCCTTGGTCAATAGCATGACCATCTTGTCGGATGCAGGCTTCTTGGCAGTCTTCTTGAAATGTTTCCTGGCCTTCTTCGCCAAGCGAGTAAAAGACTGGATCTTGGCTTGAGCAGCTGCATCATCGCCTTTTCTTAGAGTCACCTGCAGCTCTTGGATGATGACCATCATCTCGGCGAAGGTCTCTTGCATGTTGTTGCATAGATCTAACAGCTCAACGGAGCATTCCATCTCTCCATCCAACATCCTCCTCTGCTGGGAGAAGCAAACTTGGTGGCTTGGTAGGCAAATGATCTCGTCAAGACCATCGTAGATGCTTGCAAGAGTCCTGAGACCATCGCGCATCGTGCTGATGGAATTGGAGGAAGAGATGCTTGCTTCTAGGCTGTGGACCTCTTGCTCAACTTCGGTCTCACTGACGTGAGGCCTAGAAGGCAAACTTGTTGATCTTTGGTGGAAAGCCATGACTGAGCTTGAAGCTTTTCTCTGTATTGTGGTTGATGAGACTTGAAGAAAAGAACACCTTTTGGTTTGATGTGTCTACTTCTCTTCTGAGGCCTATTTATACAGAAATGCAAAAGCAGTAGCATTTGATTGGTAGACATGAAGAATCATGTCATTACATCTCCCAGATGCTGTCTCCTATGCCTAGAGATCTGTCAAAGAGATTACAACACTAAAGTTGTCTCGTGATTAGTACATAATTTTGTGTCTCTACTGTCCTTTAGATGAGCCACCACATTATCATGTTCCAACAATTGGCAGCAAGAACCAGCATTGGCATAATTGCATTCAGCTGTTACATACCTGTATTTAATAAGAGGTTTTCCTTGGTGGGCACTCTTGTGAATCACAGGTTAAAGTCTCAACTGTCGGAGCTGGCATGTTTAGGCCATGGAAACAAGATCCACCGCACAAGATCCATGGCGGTTCAGCATGTTATCCCCACCGTGTAAGTAGCATGACCATTTCATATATTTAATTATTTATGCATGCCCGTGGGCACATTATTTTTTCCAATGTTTTTGTGCAATCTTACTACCTCTTTGTCGTACTAACCGATTCTCGGACATTGGCATCTTATTTTCTGGTGAAAGTCTGAAATAAGCATATAAAGCGTCGGTTGTTCTTTGTTTTTTATGAATCATTAGATGGGAAGCAAGAAAAACTTTGAGCACTGGCAAGTTTGGATTACGTTTTTCTCAGATTATTGTTGATCTCGTAGAACATGCAAAAAGTTGTGGTTCTAGAGtaaatatttttgttattttttcgCCCTAAATGCTTGGATGATATAGATGTCAACAATGTTAAAATTTGAGTGCAGTAATTTGGACTTAGTCGTATGAAACAAAAATATATTCAATTATAGTGCCAGGCACAccatgtggtggtggtggagagTATGGGTTATATGATTGATTCTGCTAACTACAAGTAGGGACCTTTTGACTTTGATCTGGCATGTTTCATGCATAAGGAGCAAGATCCACTAACCAAGGATATCAACATAAAGTAGCACAAACACATCTTCAAGCATGAAATGACCAAATGATCAAAACTTCTGCTTCTCTTTCTACAGGGTCATGTATATTTATTATTTATACAGTATAGTGTATACATATGAGAAAATTGTATGAAGGTCAGCTGTTCCTTGAAAGGCAGATGCCAATCGGAGGGCGTCAAGAGTGACTCGGGAGTATCTATGAGCTAAGGATGTTGAGTAGAGAAACTCTGCTCTGAGCTAATTTCCTGAACAGATGTCCTGCTCCGCTTTCTCCGATACTGCAATCTAACTCCGACAGTTCCTCCTGGCAAACAACTGCCTTCTTTTTGTGAAATGCCTTGGAAACAGGAGACTGTTTAGGCATTTCGATTTGCTTCGATAATAGACGGAGTGTGGTCTCCAGCAGAGAGAAGAGATCTCTCTGGCCTTGGCCAACAGCATGACCATCCTTCAATCTGCAGAAATCTTCTTTGCGGCCTTCTTGAAATgattcttggccttcttcgccaAGTGGGTGTAAGCTTGGATCCTGGCTTGAGCAGCCGCATCATCCGCTTTCCGTAGAGCCACTTGCATCTCTTGGATGAAGGCCTTCATCTCGGCAAAGATTTCTTGCATGGCGCCACAGAGATCTAGTAGCTCGAGAGAACCTTCCATTTCTCCATCCAACACAGTCCTCTGCTGGTAGGAGCAGAGTTGGCTGCTTGGTAGGCAGATGAGCTCTTCGACGCCATTATAGATGTCTCCAAGTCTCCTCAGATCATCGCATATTGCGCCGATGGTCATTTAGGAAGAGATGCTTGCCTCTAGGCTCAACATCTCTTCTTTGATATTGGTCTCGGTTAAATGAGGCCTAGAAGGCAAACTTATCGATCTTAGGTGGAAAGCCATGTCTTATCTTGAAGCTTTTCTCTATATTGTCCTTGAGGAGAGGAGGAGCAGAAAAGAAGAACTTCTAGCTTAATGTATCTACCTTTCTGCTGATGCCTATTTATACAAAGGTAGACATGAGGAATCATGCCATTATACATCTACCTCATGTTGTCTGCTATGCCTTGAGATCTGGCAGAAGCATAGAGATCACAACACTAAAGTCGTCTCATGTTtactataattttttattgtgtCTGCTGCCCTCACATTGAGATGAACCATCACATTGTCATGTTCCACTTATTGGCATCAAGGAAAAATTAAGAATGGTATAGTTTGGTGGTGgatcttcacatagttgcatgcTGAAGCTATTATTTATTGGAATGCTGCTGGCTATTGGCATGTTCTTCATTTCATCAGGTATTTTCTTTTGTTGGATATACTTGTGATAACCACAGCCGGATCCTCAAGGTTTGAAGCTGGCAGTTTTATGTCCTGGAAACACACAAGGAATACAGCAAGTGTTTTATCTGTTCAACATTTTATACCCATCCTTTCAGTTTGAACTGTGACCCTGCTCGCCAATCTGTTTTTTCAATGTTTTTTATACAATGTTATTTCTTTTTGGTTAGACTAATTAATTGTCAAAAATCGGTGCCATTTTTTGGTCAAGCTTAGCATCCCAACAAGTTGTTTTTCTTTTTCAGGCTATTGCTTTTGTTGCCAGCCAaatggttcaattctgcaaaccCACAGAAACTACTGCATCTCTGTTTGCCTCTTTGATTCTACTGAAGCTCTTGTTGCATATACAACACGATTGGATCTTATTTCAATAGTCAGGGAGGCCCACTGGCAGACCTTAGATGCTTGGGGCAGAAGTTAGAGTGCTATTTTCCAGATGGAAAGGAAAAGAAGAGGAACATTTTGGTACCCTCATATATAGTGCAGAAGTAGAAGAGTCTAGAGACAACAGGAATCTTAGCAGTTCAAGTCCTGAGAGTTTGTCACCTATCTTCAAGGCAAGTTTATGCCGCTCTGCTGTCATCTTATCGTTTCATGCATCTATGAATGAGCATATATGGGATTGTCGTGTCTTAACTATCGGAGGCAAACTCACACACGAGGATCGGTTTTTGTATTAGATCATGCAAGTAAAGTCGTGTCTTAGTTGTTAGTCTGCACCCTGAGGGTGTGCACGTGTGGTAGTGTAAGGAGTCATTACCTCCATCAGCATGCTCCAGCGTCCTGCTATCTGTTTCTGCTAACAGCACTCCAACCTTACAAGATCAATTTACACTCTTCACAACATCGCTGGCACATTTCAGTAGCATTCTTACAATTCGTCTAGTACTCATTCATAGATGTACGGGTGTTCAGATGCATGAACCTTTGTGGACCAAAAATGCTTGATTTTCTGCAGATTGATAttaagcatatatatatatatatggcgtCGCCATTGATGGCAAGACGTATTATGAGATCGCTACATCTTGTTCTCGGTCACGCTCATGCAAACTACAATGATAGGCTTGTTTGGCCTGAAGTCGAAGCCGGGAGCTTCGTTGGCCACGATCCCCTTGCTTGTCTTGAACATCATGATTAACAAGTTCTGCAAGGTCGGGTTCCTTCCGATTTTCCGATGCCGGCCGGTCCAGGTACATTCTGACCTGATCTGTTGCAGTCACATTCTTGTGAAGAGGATAATTAAAGATAAATTAATTATATTAAGCCCTTCCTTTTGGATATCTTTACAAGGACAACGATGGCCTTGACAAAACAAGGGAGGCCGAACGCAGCTCGGCCCATGCCGTCAGAGTGTACATGCGGCCATGGATGCCTCCGGCAGGGCGCTCCCCCGAGTCTAGCTCGGTGCAGCCTTTGGTATGTTGTTTGATAGTAAAATGTTGTTCCTATGGCTTGTTTTTACATAATGTCATTATATGTTTGTGCAAGTTCTGTCGCAGCAATTTTTAGCGCTGGCATGCAGACTTCTGATGGACAAGCACAGACCTTGTTTCTGTAATTATTCCGTGGTTCAGCAAGTAATGATGTGTGGTCATCTCGTGACTTGTTCCTGAGGCCAGGCGCAGTTTGTTAATTACGTCCTGAGCGGTAGGCTGACGATGTGGAACCATAGTAGTGTAGCGCTCTTGTTCTTCCATGATACTGTATTTGCATATATTCTCTTCGCCGTTACAGAATTCAGTAGAATGGATAGCCCTTGCATCAGGCAAGAATAAATTCTTCAAGCAAAGCCAGGAATCAAAGCTGGAGAGAACAAATTCTTGGTTTAGATACAAACCAACGTAAGCATTTTGAACTTGCCATTCAAGATTTGTCTGTGGACATTCAAATAGTGGACCAGGTCACCTTCACCGAGATGTGGGCGAGCTCACGCCTTATCCGCCGGCTAGAACATCAATGCAGCTCGGCTTTGAAAACACGACGAGAACCCAAGACGGTCATGATGCAAAGTTCCACCGCCACGAAGCGGACAGAGTCGGAAGACAGAGAGGGGGCCATGACGACGCCCCTaggcatcgccgccgccgccgatgcgCAAAGCTTTTGCTCGGCACTTCCCACCCCCATGCCGTGGGATCAAAGACCCATAACGATGGGGGTACCTCCACGGAGGATTGGGGACTCCGAATCTAGACCAAGGCTAGGTCACCACCACCCGCGACAACTTTGCCAAAACCTCCCATCATAGTGCACCTCTCCACCCACATGGGTGAAGCCCATCGCGAACACCTATCTCAATGTTCCTCGCTGGAGAACCAACCGTGAAGCCCGCTATGGCATCCATGTTCCCGAATTCGCCCCTGCCGCCACCCTAACCAAGCAAATGGCTAGCGGCCTGATAGTGCACGACCGTAGATCGAGGAACGGGATGGATCTCTGAATCGCTTGGTGGCAGATCCATACTCCTCGCCGGCGGTTTTACATGTATGACGAGTATGTCTGGGCTGCGGTCTTGCTCTATCTTGACAACATCAATCTGTTCCTGGCCCTGCTGACCCTGTTTAGGGCGGGTGACAGCTAAAGCGCATCGTCCTGCCT
The Aegilops tauschii subsp. strangulata cultivar AL8/78 chromosome 3, Aet v6.0, whole genome shotgun sequence genome window above contains:
- the LOC109746989 gene encoding uncharacterized protein encodes the protein MAFHQRSTSLPSRPHVSETEVEQEVHSLEASISSSNSISTMRDGLRTLASIYDGLDEIICLPSHQVCFSQQRRMLDGEMECSVELLDLCNNMQETFAEMMVIIQELQVTLRKGDDAAAQAKIQSFTRLAKKARKHFKKTAKKPASDKMVMLLTKAREICISLLESTLHLLSKQIEMPKQSLVCKAFYKKKAVVCKEEQLQELECSIQDLQNGAGNLFRKLVQNRVSLLNILSS